From one Triticum urartu cultivar G1812 chromosome 3, Tu2.1, whole genome shotgun sequence genomic stretch:
- the LOC125547696 gene encoding uncharacterized protein LOC125547696 codes for MESSSSSLLLSSYAGSNKRARGADLEVVSSAEAEAAKRMRPEDLLDLLDDDTNAAAAGDLASVMRSLEEEICADDLTPPQPELGFLLEASDDELGLPPAAAASSSSDDAEGWEPEVTAGVFGEQIWSFEDEIEGAYAFGGVAYSPEAVAHGVCGGSPIRVEPPISFGQVGSPDVPTWAKL; via the coding sequence ATGGAGAGCTCCTCCTCGTCTCTGTTGCTGAGTTCGTACGCCGGCAGCAACAAGAGGGCCAGGGGTGCCGaccttgaagttgtctcgtccgCTGAGGCGGAAGCCGCCAAGAGGATGAGGCCCGAGGACCTACTGGACCTGCTCGACGACGACACCAACGCCGCGGCGGCCGGCGACCTGGCGTCCGTCATGCGGAGCCTTGAGGAGGAGATATGCGCCGACGACCTGACGCCGCCTCAGCCAGAGCTAGGCTTCCTGCTCGAGGCCTCGGACGACGAGCTCGGCTTGCCGCCGGCGGCCGCGGCGTCCTCCTCGTCGGACGACGCCGAGGGCTGGGAGCCGGAGGTGACCGCCGGCGTGTTCGGGGAGCAGATATGGAGCTTCGAGGACGAGATTGAGGGCGCCTACGCCTTCGGCGGCGTTGCCTACTCGCCGGAGGCCGTAGCACATGGGGTGTGCGGTGGTTCTCCGATCCGAGTTGAACCACCGATCAGTTTCGGGCAGGTCGGCAGCCCAGACGTGCCCACATGGGCCAAGCTTTGA
- the LOC125547697 gene encoding uncharacterized protein LOC125547697, which produces MESSSSSLLLPSSYAGNNKRARDADLEAEAEAAKRMRPEDLLDLLDDDTDAAAAGDLASVMRSLEEEICADDLTPPQPELGFLLEASDDELGLPPAAGASSSSDDAGGWEPEEPARVFGEQIWSFEDEIEGAYAFGGVAYSPEAAVPAAAAAAEWGDDGFDACLFGFGDESFGPSDLAVLRQETMPSV; this is translated from the coding sequence ATGGAGAGCTCCTCCTCGTCTCTGTTGTTGCCGAGTTCGTATGCCGGCAACAACAAGAGGGCCAGGGATGCCGACCttgaggcggaggcggaggccgCCAAGAGGATGCGGCCGGAGGACCTGCTGGACCTGCTCGACGACGACACCGACGCCGCGGCGGCCGGCGACCTGGCCTCCGTCATGCGGAGCCTTGAGGAGGAGATATGCGCCGACGACCTGACGCCGCCGCAGCCAGAGCTAGGGTTCCTGCTCGAGGCCTCGGACGACGAGCTTGGCCTGCCGCCGGCCGCCGGGGCGTCCTCCTCGTCGGACGACGCTGGGGGCTGGGAACCAGAGGAGCCCGCCCGCGTGTTCGGGGAGCAGATATGGAGCTTCGAGGACGAGATTGAGGGCGCCTACGCCTTCGGCGGCGTTGCCTACTCGCCGGAGGCCGCCGTGCCGGCTGCTGCGGCCGCAGCCGAGTGGGGCGACGACGGCTTCGACGCCTGCCTGTTTGGCTTCGGCGACGAGTCCTTCGGGCCGTCCGATCTCGCCGTGCTTCGCCAGGAGACCATGCCCTCCGTTTGA